A single region of the Streptomyces sp. NBC_00236 genome encodes:
- a CDS encoding TetR/AcrR family transcriptional regulator, producing the protein MHIQESHWPTAAVASEGNGRIGAVGTVSGLGADGADASPGTVSTLGAAIGAQAGGAGAHGRSAPLRVDAQRNLEHVLRAAREVFGELGYGAPMEDVARRARVGVGTVYRRFPSKDVLVRRIAEEETARLTDQARSALGQEEEPWSALSRFLRTSVASGAGRLLPPQILRVGVEADESVMVGDAGTARDAEAAPDDAWDEPRVPQQRQEAGQAAGQAGLRVADHLSVPADGSEDLGAGAADLLEVVGRLVDRARTSGELRRDVTVADVLLVIATAAPSLPDAAQQAAASARLLDILLEGLRSRPV; encoded by the coding sequence ATGCATATTCAGGAATCGCATTGGCCGACTGCTGCGGTCGCGTCCGAAGGAAACGGACGGATCGGTGCAGTCGGCACAGTGAGCGGCCTCGGAGCGGACGGAGCCGACGCGTCGCCGGGGACCGTGAGCACGCTCGGAGCCGCAATCGGCGCGCAGGCCGGCGGGGCCGGCGCACACGGCCGCTCGGCGCCGCTGCGCGTGGACGCGCAGCGCAATCTGGAACACGTGCTGCGGGCCGCGCGCGAGGTGTTCGGCGAGCTGGGGTACGGCGCTCCGATGGAGGACGTGGCACGGCGCGCCCGGGTCGGCGTCGGAACGGTGTACCGGCGCTTTCCCAGCAAGGACGTGCTGGTGCGGCGGATAGCCGAGGAGGAGACTGCCCGGCTGACCGACCAGGCCCGGTCCGCTCTGGGGCAGGAGGAGGAGCCGTGGTCGGCGCTGTCGCGCTTCCTGCGTACGTCGGTGGCCTCGGGTGCCGGGCGGCTGCTGCCTCCGCAGATACTGCGGGTCGGTGTCGAGGCCGATGAGTCCGTGATGGTCGGCGATGCGGGTACCGCGCGGGACGCGGAAGCGGCGCCGGATGACGCGTGGGACGAACCCCGGGTTCCCCAGCAGCGTCAGGAAGCCGGGCAGGCTGCGGGCCAGGCGGGTCTGCGGGTGGCCGATCACCTTTCCGTGCCGGCGGACGGGAGTGAGGACCTCGGTGCCGGTGCTGCCGATCTGCTGGAGGTCGTGGGCCGGTTGGTCGACCGGGCTCGGACGTCGGGTGAGCTGCGCCGTGATGTGACGGTGGCCGATGTGCTGCTGGTCATCGCGACGGCGGCGCCCTCGCTGCCCGACGCGGCCCAGCAGGCGGCGGCCTCGGCCCGACTGCTGGACATCCTGCTGGAGGGCCTGCGCTCGCGCCCTGTGTGA
- a CDS encoding sigma-70 family RNA polymerase sigma factor, whose product MSGDGQQEESLDGVSAVGGTETGGLSGHQVPSQAGPRRPGAGGEAADHEDAGYEGGGTVLPGPWPPAPAEKPAAVDTDAIDAAAATAVPMQRAPSRTPAGDASGLAPSDAQLIQRMREGDDLAYEELFRRHSDAVRRYARTCCRDAHTADDLTAEVFARALQAVRGGKGPEEAVRAYLMTAVRHVAAAWTKTAKREHLVDDFAVFAAQASRTSEVSDADTLDLGADVMAMHEAEQSMAMQAFRSLPERWQAVLWHTTVEEESPSDIAPLFGLTANATSVLASRAREGLKQAYLQAHVSQALTSGGDCARYADRLGAYARGGLRMRAERGLRGHLDACEKCRLAAGELAHVNAGIPALLPVAVIGWFAAGYALKAAGIVAGGAVGAAGAGAAAAATGGSSSAGSAAGGAAASEGLGAPAKAGIAAAVVVAAAAGLVWALVGDDQPRPEAKPVARPPAVAPAVPTPTPPKPTPTPPAPAPPAPAPPEPTPTPTPTPTPTPTPTPTPTPTPTPTPTPPPSPTPEPTPPAPTPPPPAPAPEVYQVSELDYTLLGDHTGPEVVLGESSWVWQRSGVSIGGTRYAHGVTVHSRSSVYIQLNRSCTRYEAMVGVDDLTMGLGSVRFSVFNGDGARLWQSPVMKGDDPAVPVSVGIEGQERIRLVVEPTTPVRGFALADWAESRISCR is encoded by the coding sequence ATGAGCGGTGACGGGCAGCAGGAAGAATCACTCGACGGTGTGTCCGCCGTCGGCGGCACGGAGACGGGCGGACTGTCCGGGCATCAGGTGCCGAGCCAGGCCGGACCACGGCGCCCGGGCGCCGGCGGCGAGGCAGCCGACCACGAGGACGCCGGGTACGAGGGCGGCGGCACCGTCCTGCCCGGGCCGTGGCCGCCCGCTCCGGCCGAGAAGCCGGCGGCCGTGGACACGGACGCGATCGATGCCGCCGCAGCGACCGCGGTACCCATGCAGCGGGCGCCCAGCCGCACGCCTGCCGGGGACGCCTCCGGGCTCGCGCCCTCCGACGCCCAGTTGATCCAGCGGATGCGTGAGGGCGACGACCTCGCGTACGAGGAACTGTTCCGACGCCATTCGGACGCGGTGCGCCGCTACGCGCGTACCTGCTGCCGGGACGCACACACCGCCGACGACCTGACGGCCGAGGTCTTCGCCCGGGCCCTGCAGGCGGTACGGGGCGGCAAGGGACCCGAGGAGGCCGTACGGGCCTATCTGATGACGGCGGTCCGGCACGTCGCCGCCGCGTGGACGAAGACGGCGAAGCGCGAGCACCTGGTCGACGACTTCGCGGTGTTCGCCGCACAGGCGTCGCGCACCTCCGAGGTGTCGGACGCGGACACACTCGATCTCGGCGCCGACGTGATGGCGATGCACGAGGCCGAACAGTCGATGGCGATGCAGGCGTTCCGCAGCCTCCCTGAGCGCTGGCAGGCCGTCCTGTGGCACACCACCGTCGAAGAGGAGTCGCCCAGCGACATCGCCCCGCTGTTCGGACTGACGGCCAACGCCACGTCGGTGCTGGCCAGCCGTGCCCGTGAGGGGCTCAAGCAGGCCTATCTGCAAGCCCATGTGAGCCAGGCGCTCACCTCCGGCGGCGACTGCGCCCGCTACGCGGACCGGCTCGGCGCCTACGCCCGCGGGGGCCTTCGGATGCGAGCCGAGCGTGGTCTGCGCGGCCATCTGGACGCCTGCGAGAAGTGCCGGCTCGCAGCAGGCGAACTGGCCCATGTCAACGCCGGCATCCCCGCGCTGCTGCCGGTCGCGGTCATCGGCTGGTTCGCCGCCGGGTACGCGCTCAAGGCCGCCGGGATCGTGGCAGGGGGCGCTGTCGGCGCCGCCGGTGCGGGTGCCGCCGCCGCGGCGACCGGAGGCAGCTCGTCCGCGGGCTCCGCCGCCGGGGGCGCCGCCGCCTCCGAAGGGCTCGGGGCTCCCGCGAAGGCCGGCATCGCGGCTGCGGTCGTCGTCGCTGCCGCGGCCGGGCTGGTCTGGGCCCTGGTCGGGGACGACCAGCCGCGCCCCGAGGCGAAGCCGGTCGCCCGGCCCCCGGCCGTGGCGCCCGCGGTACCGACCCCCACGCCTCCGAAGCCGACTCCGACGCCCCCCGCTCCCGCTCCCCCGGCTCCCGCACCGCCGGAACCCACGCCCACGCCCACACCCACCCCGACCCCGACCCCCACGCCGACCCCGACACCGACACCGACACCCACGCCGACCCCCACGCCCCCTCCATCCCCCACGCCGGAACCCACGCCCCCGGCGCCGACTCCGCCGCCTCCCGCTCCGGCCCCGGAGGTGTACCAGGTCAGCGAGCTGGACTACACCCTGCTCGGCGACCACACCGGTCCCGAGGTGGTGCTCGGTGAGAGCAGCTGGGTCTGGCAGCGTTCCGGCGTGTCGATCGGTGGCACGCGGTACGCGCACGGGGTGACCGTCCACAGCCGTTCCTCGGTCTACATCCAGCTGAACCGCTCGTGCACGCGCTATGAGGCGATGGTCGGTGTGGACGATCTGACCATGGGGCTCGGCTCGGTGCGGTTCTCGGTGTTCAACGGCGACGGGGCGCGGCTGTGGCAGTCCCCGGTGATGAAGGGCGACGACCCGGCCGTTCCGGTGAGCGTCGGC
- a CDS encoding NAD(P)/FAD-dependent oxidoreductase codes for MYTALRLQRKLKQRLRSGEAEITVVTPDPYMTYQPFLPEAAAGSISPRHVVVPLRRVLAHCTIVVGEARRIDHTKRTATVTTLATAEDGTGAVEIPYDELVLAPGSVSRTLPVPGLAEHGVGFKTIEEAIGLRNHVIEQMDIASATRDPAIRDAALTFVFVGGGYAGVEALAELEDMARYTARYYHNIKAEDLKWILVEATGRILPEVGESMGRYAVRELRGRNIDVRLDTRLESCEDRIAVLSDGSRFPTRTLVWTAGVKPAPLLAHTGLPLNERGRLVCTARLTVEGTEHAWAAGDAAAVPDLTAAEPGKETAPNAQHAVRQAKVLADNLVAAIDGRPLKEYRHSYAGSVASLGLHKGVAHVYGRRLKGYPAWLMHRTYHLSRVPTFNRKARVLAEWTLAGLFKREIVSLGSLEHPRAEFEIAAGRRPRPDDGDCQ; via the coding sequence ATGTACACAGCGCTGCGTCTCCAACGGAAGCTGAAGCAGAGACTGAGAAGCGGTGAAGCGGAGATCACCGTCGTCACCCCCGACCCTTATATGACGTATCAGCCGTTCCTCCCCGAGGCCGCCGCAGGCTCGATCTCACCGCGTCATGTCGTCGTGCCGCTGCGCCGGGTCCTGGCGCACTGCACCATCGTCGTCGGGGAGGCCCGGCGCATCGATCACACCAAGCGCACCGCGACCGTCACCACCCTCGCCACGGCCGAGGACGGCACCGGCGCCGTGGAGATCCCGTACGACGAACTCGTCCTCGCCCCGGGCTCCGTCTCGCGCACCCTCCCGGTCCCCGGCCTCGCCGAGCACGGCGTCGGCTTCAAGACGATCGAAGAGGCCATCGGGCTGCGCAACCACGTGATCGAGCAGATGGACATCGCGTCGGCCACCCGCGACCCCGCCATCCGTGACGCCGCCCTCACCTTCGTCTTCGTCGGCGGTGGATACGCGGGAGTGGAGGCGCTCGCCGAACTGGAGGACATGGCCCGCTACACCGCGCGGTACTACCACAACATCAAGGCCGAGGACCTGAAATGGATCCTCGTCGAGGCGACCGGCCGCATCCTCCCCGAGGTCGGGGAGTCGATGGGCAGGTACGCGGTCAGGGAGCTGCGCGGCCGCAACATCGACGTACGCCTCGACACCCGGCTGGAGTCCTGCGAGGACCGGATCGCCGTGCTCAGCGACGGCTCCCGCTTCCCGACCCGCACGCTCGTGTGGACCGCCGGAGTCAAACCGGCCCCGCTGCTCGCCCACACCGGCCTGCCCCTCAACGAACGCGGCAGGCTCGTCTGCACCGCCCGGCTCACCGTCGAGGGCACCGAACACGCCTGGGCCGCAGGTGACGCCGCGGCCGTCCCCGACCTGACGGCCGCCGAACCGGGCAAGGAGACCGCGCCCAACGCCCAGCACGCGGTTCGCCAGGCCAAGGTCCTCGCCGACAACCTCGTCGCCGCGATCGACGGCCGCCCGCTCAAGGAGTACCGGCACAGCTACGCGGGGTCCGTCGCCTCCCTGGGACTCCACAAGGGCGTCGCGCATGTGTACGGGCGCAGGCTCAAGGGGTATCCGGCCTGGCTCATGCACCGCACGTACCACCTGAGCCGCGTCCCGACGTTCAACCGGAAGGCCCGGGTGCTGGCCGAATGGACCCTGGCCGGACTCTTCAAGCGCGAGATCGTGTCACTGGGCTCCCTGGAACACCCCAGGGCCGAGTTCGAAATCGCCGCAGGAAGGCGCCCCCGGCCGGACGACGGCGACTGTCAGTAG